A genomic stretch from Canis lupus familiaris isolate Mischka breed German Shepherd chromosome 17, alternate assembly UU_Cfam_GSD_1.0, whole genome shotgun sequence includes:
- the CELF3 gene encoding CUGBP Elav-like family member 3 isoform X5 yields MKEPDAIKLFVGQIPRHLEEKDLKPIFEQFGRIFELTVIKDKYTGLHKGCAFLTYCARDSALKAQSALHEQKTLPGMNRPIQVKPADSESRGEDRKLFVGMLGKQQTDEDVRKMFEPFGTIDECTVLRGPDGTSKGCAFVKFQTHAEAQAAINTLHSSRTLPGASSSLVVKFADTEKERGLRRMQQVATQLGMFSPIALQFGAYSAYTQALMQQQAALVAAHSAYLSPMATMAAVQMQHMAAINANGLIATPITPSSAQSPAAPVDPLQQAYAGMQHYTAYPAAYSLVAPAFPQPPALVAQQPPPPPQQQQQQQQQQQQREGPDGCNIFIYHLPQEFTDSEILQMFVPFGHVISAKVFVDRATNQSKCFGFVSFDNPASAQAAIQAMNGFQIGMKRLKVQLKRPKDANRPY; encoded by the exons ATGAAGGAGCCGGATGCCATCAAGCTGTTTGTGGGGCAGATCCCGAGGCATCTGGAGGAAAAGGACCTGAAGCCCATCTTCGAACAGTTTGGTCGGATCTTCGAGCTGACTGTCATCAAGGACAAGTACACCGGGCTGCACAAGG gATGTGCCTTCCTGACATACTGTGCCCGCGATTCAGCCCTGAAGGCCCAGAGTGCCCTGCACGAACAGAAGACGCTTCCAGGG atGAACAGGCCGATCCAGGTCAAGCCAGCCGACAGCGAGAGCCGAGGAG AAGACCGGAAGCTCTTTGTGGGGATGCTAGGGAAGCAGCAGACAGATGAGGACGTCAGGAAGATGTTCGAGCCTTTTGGGACCATAGACGAGTGCACTGTGCTCCGGGGGCCAGATGGCACCAGCAAAG GCTGCGCCTTTGTGAAGTTCCAGACCCATGCTGAGGCCCAGGCGGCCATCAACACCCTTCACAGCAGCCGGACCCTGCCG GGTGCCTCATCCAGCCTGGTGGTGAAGTTTGCTGACACGGAGAAGGAGCGAGGTCTCCGCCGAATGCAGCAGGTGGCTACCCAGCTGGGCATGTTCAGCCCCATCGCACTGCAGTTTGGAGCCTACAGCGCCTACACCCAGGCC ctgaTGCAGCAGCAGGCGGCCCTGGTAGCGGCTCACAGTGCCTACCTCAGCCCCATGGCCACCATGGCTGCCGTGCAGATGCAGCACATGGCTGCCATCAATGCCAATGGCCTCATCGCCACTCCCATCACCCCATCCTCAG cccagagccccgCGGCCCCCGTGGACCCCCTGCAGCAGGCCTACGCAGGGATGCAGCACTACACAG CCTACCCAGCAGCCTACAGCTTGGTGGCACCCGCGTTCCCGCAGCCTCCTGCCCTGGTCGCCCAGcaaccccctcctcctccccagcagcagcagcagcagcagcagcagcagcagcaacggGAAG GCCCTGACGGCTGCAACATCTTCATCTACCACCTGCCCCAGGAGTTCACAGACTCAGAGATCCTCCAGATGTTTGTCCCCTTCGGCCACGTCATCTCAGCCAAAGTCTTTGTTGACCGGGCCACCAATCAGAGCAAGTGTTTTG GCTTTGTGAGTTTCGACAATCCGGCCAGTGCCCAGGCTGCCATCCAGGCCATGAACGGTTTCCAGATTGGCATGAAGCGCCTCAAAGTCCAGCTAAAGCGGCCTAAGGATGCCAACCGGCCCTACTGA
- the CELF3 gene encoding CUGBP Elav-like family member 3 isoform X1 translates to MKEPDAIKLFVGQIPRHLEEKDLKPIFEQFGRIFELTVIKDKYTGLHKGCAFLTYCARDSALKAQSALHEQKTLPGMNRPIQVKPADSESRGEDRKLFVGMLGKQQTDEDVRKMFEPFGTIDECTVLRGPDGTSKGCAFVKFQTHAEAQAAINTLHSSRTLPGASSSLVVKFADTEKERGLRRMQQVATQLGMFSPIALQFGAYSAYTQALMQQQAALVAAHSAYLSPMATMAAVQMQHMAAINANGLIATPITPSSGTSTPPAIAATPVSAIPAALGVNGYSPVPTQPTGQPAPDALYPNGVHPYPAQSPAAPVDPLQQAYAGMQHYTAAYPAAYSLVAPAFPQPPALVAQQPPPPPQQQQQQQQQQQQREGPDGCNIFIYHLPQEFTDSEILQMFVPFGHVISAKVFVDRATNQSKCFGFVSFDNPASAQAAIQAMNGFQIGMKRLKVQLKRPKDANRPY, encoded by the exons ATGAAGGAGCCGGATGCCATCAAGCTGTTTGTGGGGCAGATCCCGAGGCATCTGGAGGAAAAGGACCTGAAGCCCATCTTCGAACAGTTTGGTCGGATCTTCGAGCTGACTGTCATCAAGGACAAGTACACCGGGCTGCACAAGG gATGTGCCTTCCTGACATACTGTGCCCGCGATTCAGCCCTGAAGGCCCAGAGTGCCCTGCACGAACAGAAGACGCTTCCAGGG atGAACAGGCCGATCCAGGTCAAGCCAGCCGACAGCGAGAGCCGAGGAG AAGACCGGAAGCTCTTTGTGGGGATGCTAGGGAAGCAGCAGACAGATGAGGACGTCAGGAAGATGTTCGAGCCTTTTGGGACCATAGACGAGTGCACTGTGCTCCGGGGGCCAGATGGCACCAGCAAAG GCTGCGCCTTTGTGAAGTTCCAGACCCATGCTGAGGCCCAGGCGGCCATCAACACCCTTCACAGCAGCCGGACCCTGCCG GGTGCCTCATCCAGCCTGGTGGTGAAGTTTGCTGACACGGAGAAGGAGCGAGGTCTCCGCCGAATGCAGCAGGTGGCTACCCAGCTGGGCATGTTCAGCCCCATCGCACTGCAGTTTGGAGCCTACAGCGCCTACACCCAGGCC ctgaTGCAGCAGCAGGCGGCCCTGGTAGCGGCTCACAGTGCCTACCTCAGCCCCATGGCCACCATGGCTGCCGTGCAGATGCAGCACATGGCTGCCATCAATGCCAATGGCCTCATCGCCACTCCCATCACCCCATCCTCAG GAACCAGCACCCCTCCTGCCATCGCTGCCACGCCCGTGTCTGCAATCCCTGCTGCCCTGGGCGTCAACGGCTACAGCCCCGTGCCTACCCAGCCCACCGGGCAGCCTGCCCCTGATGCTCTGTATCCCAACGGGGTTCACCCCTACCCAG cccagagccccgCGGCCCCCGTGGACCCCCTGCAGCAGGCCTACGCAGGGATGCAGCACTACACAG CAGCCTACCCAGCAGCCTACAGCTTGGTGGCACCCGCGTTCCCGCAGCCTCCTGCCCTGGTCGCCCAGcaaccccctcctcctccccagcagcagcagcagcagcagcagcagcagcagcaacggGAAG GCCCTGACGGCTGCAACATCTTCATCTACCACCTGCCCCAGGAGTTCACAGACTCAGAGATCCTCCAGATGTTTGTCCCCTTCGGCCACGTCATCTCAGCCAAAGTCTTTGTTGACCGGGCCACCAATCAGAGCAAGTGTTTTG GCTTTGTGAGTTTCGACAATCCGGCCAGTGCCCAGGCTGCCATCCAGGCCATGAACGGTTTCCAGATTGGCATGAAGCGCCTCAAAGTCCAGCTAAAGCGGCCTAAGGATGCCAACCGGCCCTACTGA
- the CELF3 gene encoding CUGBP Elav-like family member 3 isoform X2, translating to MKEPDAIKLFVGQIPRHLEEKDLKPIFEQFGRIFELTVIKDKYTGLHKGCAFLTYCARDSALKAQSALHEQKTLPGMNRPIQVKPADSESRGDRKLFVGMLGKQQTDEDVRKMFEPFGTIDECTVLRGPDGTSKGCAFVKFQTHAEAQAAINTLHSSRTLPGASSSLVVKFADTEKERGLRRMQQVATQLGMFSPIALQFGAYSAYTQALMQQQAALVAAHSAYLSPMATMAAVQMQHMAAINANGLIATPITPSSGTSTPPAIAATPVSAIPAALGVNGYSPVPTQPTGQPAPDALYPNGVHPYPAQSPAAPVDPLQQAYAGMQHYTAAYPAAYSLVAPAFPQPPALVAQQPPPPPQQQQQQQQQQQQREGPDGCNIFIYHLPQEFTDSEILQMFVPFGHVISAKVFVDRATNQSKCFGFVSFDNPASAQAAIQAMNGFQIGMKRLKVQLKRPKDANRPY from the exons ATGAAGGAGCCGGATGCCATCAAGCTGTTTGTGGGGCAGATCCCGAGGCATCTGGAGGAAAAGGACCTGAAGCCCATCTTCGAACAGTTTGGTCGGATCTTCGAGCTGACTGTCATCAAGGACAAGTACACCGGGCTGCACAAGG gATGTGCCTTCCTGACATACTGTGCCCGCGATTCAGCCCTGAAGGCCCAGAGTGCCCTGCACGAACAGAAGACGCTTCCAGGG atGAACAGGCCGATCCAGGTCAAGCCAGCCGACAGCGAGAGCCGAGGAG ACCGGAAGCTCTTTGTGGGGATGCTAGGGAAGCAGCAGACAGATGAGGACGTCAGGAAGATGTTCGAGCCTTTTGGGACCATAGACGAGTGCACTGTGCTCCGGGGGCCAGATGGCACCAGCAAAG GCTGCGCCTTTGTGAAGTTCCAGACCCATGCTGAGGCCCAGGCGGCCATCAACACCCTTCACAGCAGCCGGACCCTGCCG GGTGCCTCATCCAGCCTGGTGGTGAAGTTTGCTGACACGGAGAAGGAGCGAGGTCTCCGCCGAATGCAGCAGGTGGCTACCCAGCTGGGCATGTTCAGCCCCATCGCACTGCAGTTTGGAGCCTACAGCGCCTACACCCAGGCC ctgaTGCAGCAGCAGGCGGCCCTGGTAGCGGCTCACAGTGCCTACCTCAGCCCCATGGCCACCATGGCTGCCGTGCAGATGCAGCACATGGCTGCCATCAATGCCAATGGCCTCATCGCCACTCCCATCACCCCATCCTCAG GAACCAGCACCCCTCCTGCCATCGCTGCCACGCCCGTGTCTGCAATCCCTGCTGCCCTGGGCGTCAACGGCTACAGCCCCGTGCCTACCCAGCCCACCGGGCAGCCTGCCCCTGATGCTCTGTATCCCAACGGGGTTCACCCCTACCCAG cccagagccccgCGGCCCCCGTGGACCCCCTGCAGCAGGCCTACGCAGGGATGCAGCACTACACAG CAGCCTACCCAGCAGCCTACAGCTTGGTGGCACCCGCGTTCCCGCAGCCTCCTGCCCTGGTCGCCCAGcaaccccctcctcctccccagcagcagcagcagcagcagcagcagcagcagcaacggGAAG GCCCTGACGGCTGCAACATCTTCATCTACCACCTGCCCCAGGAGTTCACAGACTCAGAGATCCTCCAGATGTTTGTCCCCTTCGGCCACGTCATCTCAGCCAAAGTCTTTGTTGACCGGGCCACCAATCAGAGCAAGTGTTTTG GCTTTGTGAGTTTCGACAATCCGGCCAGTGCCCAGGCTGCCATCCAGGCCATGAACGGTTTCCAGATTGGCATGAAGCGCCTCAAAGTCCAGCTAAAGCGGCCTAAGGATGCCAACCGGCCCTACTGA
- the CELF3 gene encoding CUGBP Elav-like family member 3 isoform X7, whose product MNRPIQVKPADSESRGDRKLFVGMLGKQQTDEDVRKMFEPFGTIDECTVLRGPDGTSKGCAFVKFQTHAEAQAAINTLHSSRTLPGASSSLVVKFADTEKERGLRRMQQVATQLGMFSPIALQFGAYSAYTQALMQQQAALVAAHSAYLSPMATMAAVQMQHMAAINANGLIATPITPSSGTSTPPAIAATPVSAIPAALGVNGYSPVPTQPTGQPAPDALYPNGVHPYPAQSPAAPVDPLQQAYAGMQHYTAAYPAAYSLVAPAFPQPPALVAQQPPPPPQQQQQQQQQQQQREGPDGCNIFIYHLPQEFTDSEILQMFVPFGHVISAKVFVDRATNQSKCFGFVSFDNPASAQAAIQAMNGFQIGMKRLKVQLKRPKDANRPY is encoded by the exons atGAACAGGCCGATCCAGGTCAAGCCAGCCGACAGCGAGAGCCGAGGAG ACCGGAAGCTCTTTGTGGGGATGCTAGGGAAGCAGCAGACAGATGAGGACGTCAGGAAGATGTTCGAGCCTTTTGGGACCATAGACGAGTGCACTGTGCTCCGGGGGCCAGATGGCACCAGCAAAG GCTGCGCCTTTGTGAAGTTCCAGACCCATGCTGAGGCCCAGGCGGCCATCAACACCCTTCACAGCAGCCGGACCCTGCCG GGTGCCTCATCCAGCCTGGTGGTGAAGTTTGCTGACACGGAGAAGGAGCGAGGTCTCCGCCGAATGCAGCAGGTGGCTACCCAGCTGGGCATGTTCAGCCCCATCGCACTGCAGTTTGGAGCCTACAGCGCCTACACCCAGGCC ctgaTGCAGCAGCAGGCGGCCCTGGTAGCGGCTCACAGTGCCTACCTCAGCCCCATGGCCACCATGGCTGCCGTGCAGATGCAGCACATGGCTGCCATCAATGCCAATGGCCTCATCGCCACTCCCATCACCCCATCCTCAG GAACCAGCACCCCTCCTGCCATCGCTGCCACGCCCGTGTCTGCAATCCCTGCTGCCCTGGGCGTCAACGGCTACAGCCCCGTGCCTACCCAGCCCACCGGGCAGCCTGCCCCTGATGCTCTGTATCCCAACGGGGTTCACCCCTACCCAG cccagagccccgCGGCCCCCGTGGACCCCCTGCAGCAGGCCTACGCAGGGATGCAGCACTACACAG CAGCCTACCCAGCAGCCTACAGCTTGGTGGCACCCGCGTTCCCGCAGCCTCCTGCCCTGGTCGCCCAGcaaccccctcctcctccccagcagcagcagcagcagcagcagcagcagcagcaacggGAAG GCCCTGACGGCTGCAACATCTTCATCTACCACCTGCCCCAGGAGTTCACAGACTCAGAGATCCTCCAGATGTTTGTCCCCTTCGGCCACGTCATCTCAGCCAAAGTCTTTGTTGACCGGGCCACCAATCAGAGCAAGTGTTTTG GCTTTGTGAGTTTCGACAATCCGGCCAGTGCCCAGGCTGCCATCCAGGCCATGAACGGTTTCCAGATTGGCATGAAGCGCCTCAAAGTCCAGCTAAAGCGGCCTAAGGATGCCAACCGGCCCTACTGA
- the CELF3 gene encoding CUGBP Elav-like family member 3 isoform X6 has product MNRPIQVKPADSESRGEDRKLFVGMLGKQQTDEDVRKMFEPFGTIDECTVLRGPDGTSKGCAFVKFQTHAEAQAAINTLHSSRTLPGASSSLVVKFADTEKERGLRRMQQVATQLGMFSPIALQFGAYSAYTQALMQQQAALVAAHSAYLSPMATMAAVQMQHMAAINANGLIATPITPSSGTSTPPAIAATPVSAIPAALGVNGYSPVPTQPTGQPAPDALYPNGVHPYPAQSPAAPVDPLQQAYAGMQHYTAAYPAAYSLVAPAFPQPPALVAQQPPPPPQQQQQQQQQQQQREGPDGCNIFIYHLPQEFTDSEILQMFVPFGHVISAKVFVDRATNQSKCFGFVSFDNPASAQAAIQAMNGFQIGMKRLKVQLKRPKDANRPY; this is encoded by the exons atGAACAGGCCGATCCAGGTCAAGCCAGCCGACAGCGAGAGCCGAGGAG AAGACCGGAAGCTCTTTGTGGGGATGCTAGGGAAGCAGCAGACAGATGAGGACGTCAGGAAGATGTTCGAGCCTTTTGGGACCATAGACGAGTGCACTGTGCTCCGGGGGCCAGATGGCACCAGCAAAG GCTGCGCCTTTGTGAAGTTCCAGACCCATGCTGAGGCCCAGGCGGCCATCAACACCCTTCACAGCAGCCGGACCCTGCCG GGTGCCTCATCCAGCCTGGTGGTGAAGTTTGCTGACACGGAGAAGGAGCGAGGTCTCCGCCGAATGCAGCAGGTGGCTACCCAGCTGGGCATGTTCAGCCCCATCGCACTGCAGTTTGGAGCCTACAGCGCCTACACCCAGGCC ctgaTGCAGCAGCAGGCGGCCCTGGTAGCGGCTCACAGTGCCTACCTCAGCCCCATGGCCACCATGGCTGCCGTGCAGATGCAGCACATGGCTGCCATCAATGCCAATGGCCTCATCGCCACTCCCATCACCCCATCCTCAG GAACCAGCACCCCTCCTGCCATCGCTGCCACGCCCGTGTCTGCAATCCCTGCTGCCCTGGGCGTCAACGGCTACAGCCCCGTGCCTACCCAGCCCACCGGGCAGCCTGCCCCTGATGCTCTGTATCCCAACGGGGTTCACCCCTACCCAG cccagagccccgCGGCCCCCGTGGACCCCCTGCAGCAGGCCTACGCAGGGATGCAGCACTACACAG CAGCCTACCCAGCAGCCTACAGCTTGGTGGCACCCGCGTTCCCGCAGCCTCCTGCCCTGGTCGCCCAGcaaccccctcctcctccccagcagcagcagcagcagcagcagcagcagcagcaacggGAAG GCCCTGACGGCTGCAACATCTTCATCTACCACCTGCCCCAGGAGTTCACAGACTCAGAGATCCTCCAGATGTTTGTCCCCTTCGGCCACGTCATCTCAGCCAAAGTCTTTGTTGACCGGGCCACCAATCAGAGCAAGTGTTTTG GCTTTGTGAGTTTCGACAATCCGGCCAGTGCCCAGGCTGCCATCCAGGCCATGAACGGTTTCCAGATTGGCATGAAGCGCCTCAAAGTCCAGCTAAAGCGGCCTAAGGATGCCAACCGGCCCTACTGA
- the CELF3 gene encoding CUGBP Elav-like family member 3 isoform X4 encodes MKEPDAIKLFVGQIPRHLEEKDLKPIFEQFGRIFELTVIKDKYTGLHKGCAFLTYCARDSALKAQSALHEQKTLPGMNRPIQVKPADSESRGEDRKLFVGMLGKQQTDEDVRKMFEPFGTIDECTVLRGPDGTSKGCAFVKFQTHAEAQAAINTLHSSRTLPGASSSLVVKFADTEKERGLRRMQQVATQLGMFSPIALQFGAYSAYTQALMQQQAALVAAHSAYLSPMATMAAVQMQHMAAINANGLIATPITPSSAQSPAAPVDPLQQAYAGMQHYTAAYPAAYSLVAPAFPQPPALVAQQPPPPPQQQQQQQQQQQQREGPDGCNIFIYHLPQEFTDSEILQMFVPFGHVISAKVFVDRATNQSKCFGFVSFDNPASAQAAIQAMNGFQIGMKRLKVQLKRPKDANRPY; translated from the exons ATGAAGGAGCCGGATGCCATCAAGCTGTTTGTGGGGCAGATCCCGAGGCATCTGGAGGAAAAGGACCTGAAGCCCATCTTCGAACAGTTTGGTCGGATCTTCGAGCTGACTGTCATCAAGGACAAGTACACCGGGCTGCACAAGG gATGTGCCTTCCTGACATACTGTGCCCGCGATTCAGCCCTGAAGGCCCAGAGTGCCCTGCACGAACAGAAGACGCTTCCAGGG atGAACAGGCCGATCCAGGTCAAGCCAGCCGACAGCGAGAGCCGAGGAG AAGACCGGAAGCTCTTTGTGGGGATGCTAGGGAAGCAGCAGACAGATGAGGACGTCAGGAAGATGTTCGAGCCTTTTGGGACCATAGACGAGTGCACTGTGCTCCGGGGGCCAGATGGCACCAGCAAAG GCTGCGCCTTTGTGAAGTTCCAGACCCATGCTGAGGCCCAGGCGGCCATCAACACCCTTCACAGCAGCCGGACCCTGCCG GGTGCCTCATCCAGCCTGGTGGTGAAGTTTGCTGACACGGAGAAGGAGCGAGGTCTCCGCCGAATGCAGCAGGTGGCTACCCAGCTGGGCATGTTCAGCCCCATCGCACTGCAGTTTGGAGCCTACAGCGCCTACACCCAGGCC ctgaTGCAGCAGCAGGCGGCCCTGGTAGCGGCTCACAGTGCCTACCTCAGCCCCATGGCCACCATGGCTGCCGTGCAGATGCAGCACATGGCTGCCATCAATGCCAATGGCCTCATCGCCACTCCCATCACCCCATCCTCAG cccagagccccgCGGCCCCCGTGGACCCCCTGCAGCAGGCCTACGCAGGGATGCAGCACTACACAG CAGCCTACCCAGCAGCCTACAGCTTGGTGGCACCCGCGTTCCCGCAGCCTCCTGCCCTGGTCGCCCAGcaaccccctcctcctccccagcagcagcagcagcagcagcagcagcagcagcaacggGAAG GCCCTGACGGCTGCAACATCTTCATCTACCACCTGCCCCAGGAGTTCACAGACTCAGAGATCCTCCAGATGTTTGTCCCCTTCGGCCACGTCATCTCAGCCAAAGTCTTTGTTGACCGGGCCACCAATCAGAGCAAGTGTTTTG GCTTTGTGAGTTTCGACAATCCGGCCAGTGCCCAGGCTGCCATCCAGGCCATGAACGGTTTCCAGATTGGCATGAAGCGCCTCAAAGTCCAGCTAAAGCGGCCTAAGGATGCCAACCGGCCCTACTGA
- the CELF3 gene encoding CUGBP Elav-like family member 3 isoform X3, with the protein MKEPDAIKLFVGQIPRHLEEKDLKPIFEQFGRIFELTVIKDKYTGLHKGCAFLTYCARDSALKAQSALHEQKTLPGMNRPIQVKPADSESRGEDRKLFVGMLGKQQTDEDVRKMFEPFGTIDECTVLRGPDGTSKGCAFVKFQTHAEAQAAINTLHSSRTLPGASSSLVVKFADTEKERGLRRMQQVATQLGMFSPIALQFGAYSAYTQALMQQQAALVAAHSAYLSPMATMAAVQMQHMAAINANGLIATPITPSSGTSTPPAIAATPVSAIPAALGVNGYSPVPTQPTGQPAPDALYPNGVHPYPAQSPAAPVDPLQQAYAGMQHYTAYPAAYSLVAPAFPQPPALVAQQPPPPPQQQQQQQQQQQQREGPDGCNIFIYHLPQEFTDSEILQMFVPFGHVISAKVFVDRATNQSKCFGFVSFDNPASAQAAIQAMNGFQIGMKRLKVQLKRPKDANRPY; encoded by the exons ATGAAGGAGCCGGATGCCATCAAGCTGTTTGTGGGGCAGATCCCGAGGCATCTGGAGGAAAAGGACCTGAAGCCCATCTTCGAACAGTTTGGTCGGATCTTCGAGCTGACTGTCATCAAGGACAAGTACACCGGGCTGCACAAGG gATGTGCCTTCCTGACATACTGTGCCCGCGATTCAGCCCTGAAGGCCCAGAGTGCCCTGCACGAACAGAAGACGCTTCCAGGG atGAACAGGCCGATCCAGGTCAAGCCAGCCGACAGCGAGAGCCGAGGAG AAGACCGGAAGCTCTTTGTGGGGATGCTAGGGAAGCAGCAGACAGATGAGGACGTCAGGAAGATGTTCGAGCCTTTTGGGACCATAGACGAGTGCACTGTGCTCCGGGGGCCAGATGGCACCAGCAAAG GCTGCGCCTTTGTGAAGTTCCAGACCCATGCTGAGGCCCAGGCGGCCATCAACACCCTTCACAGCAGCCGGACCCTGCCG GGTGCCTCATCCAGCCTGGTGGTGAAGTTTGCTGACACGGAGAAGGAGCGAGGTCTCCGCCGAATGCAGCAGGTGGCTACCCAGCTGGGCATGTTCAGCCCCATCGCACTGCAGTTTGGAGCCTACAGCGCCTACACCCAGGCC ctgaTGCAGCAGCAGGCGGCCCTGGTAGCGGCTCACAGTGCCTACCTCAGCCCCATGGCCACCATGGCTGCCGTGCAGATGCAGCACATGGCTGCCATCAATGCCAATGGCCTCATCGCCACTCCCATCACCCCATCCTCAG GAACCAGCACCCCTCCTGCCATCGCTGCCACGCCCGTGTCTGCAATCCCTGCTGCCCTGGGCGTCAACGGCTACAGCCCCGTGCCTACCCAGCCCACCGGGCAGCCTGCCCCTGATGCTCTGTATCCCAACGGGGTTCACCCCTACCCAG cccagagccccgCGGCCCCCGTGGACCCCCTGCAGCAGGCCTACGCAGGGATGCAGCACTACACAG CCTACCCAGCAGCCTACAGCTTGGTGGCACCCGCGTTCCCGCAGCCTCCTGCCCTGGTCGCCCAGcaaccccctcctcctccccagcagcagcagcagcagcagcagcagcagcagcaacggGAAG GCCCTGACGGCTGCAACATCTTCATCTACCACCTGCCCCAGGAGTTCACAGACTCAGAGATCCTCCAGATGTTTGTCCCCTTCGGCCACGTCATCTCAGCCAAAGTCTTTGTTGACCGGGCCACCAATCAGAGCAAGTGTTTTG GCTTTGTGAGTTTCGACAATCCGGCCAGTGCCCAGGCTGCCATCCAGGCCATGAACGGTTTCCAGATTGGCATGAAGCGCCTCAAAGTCCAGCTAAAGCGGCCTAAGGATGCCAACCGGCCCTACTGA